One genomic window of Leptospira johnsonii includes the following:
- a CDS encoding SDR family NAD(P)-dependent oxidoreductase, which produces MGSKNILVVGAGSGIGRSLLEKLNANSEYFPIGVSRRGRPLEESFERGKNYYCDLAEPEQILKFTSFLSERWEEIHAIYFASGDGLFLKIEDLEWEDLQKHLTLNLSAPILLTSKLLPSMKKGSLLCYISSTAGRQGFPESSPYCASKHGLAGFAKAIREEVKDRGIRVTTVYAGAIDTPIWDGREGFKKEDMVPASDAAVFLESLYSQPASFNQDEVLFLPPKGVL; this is translated from the coding sequence ATGGGATCTAAAAATATCCTTGTAGTCGGGGCCGGATCAGGGATCGGCAGATCTTTATTAGAAAAATTGAATGCAAATTCTGAGTATTTCCCGATCGGGGTTTCCAGAAGGGGTAGACCCTTGGAGGAAAGTTTCGAAAGAGGAAAAAATTACTACTGCGATCTTGCGGAACCTGAGCAGATCCTAAAATTCACCTCTTTTCTTTCGGAACGCTGGGAAGAGATCCATGCCATTTATTTCGCTTCCGGTGACGGTCTATTCTTAAAAATAGAAGATCTAGAATGGGAAGATCTGCAAAAACATCTTACCTTGAATTTAAGCGCTCCTATTTTACTGACTTCTAAACTTCTGCCTTCTATGAAAAAGGGATCTCTTCTCTGCTATATTTCTTCCACTGCGGGGAGGCAAGGGTTTCCGGAATCTTCTCCTTATTGTGCATCTAAACATGGCCTTGCCGGTTTTGCAAAAGCAATTCGAGAAGAAGTAAAAGACCGTGGGATAAGAGTTACAACTGTGTACGCCGGAGCAATAGACACTCCGATCTGGGATGGCAGAGAAGGTTTCAAAAAAGAAGATATGGTCCCTGCTTCGGATGCTGCCGTCTTTTTAGAAAGTTTGTATTCTCAACCTGCGAGTTTCAACCAGGACGAGGTCCTTTTTCTTCCGCCTAAGGGTGTGTTATAA
- a CDS encoding response regulator: protein MSHLLDDRPKILVVDDEAANLQVLKQILQEDYRLFFAKDGIKAVELAISEKPNLILLDVMMPGMTGHETCKKLRSESSTSRIPVIFVTAMAEEEDEADGFEAGAVDYITKPVSPAIVKARVKTHLSLVRNDELKETRLQIIQRLGLAAEYKDNETGLHVIRMSHYSETLARALGYSQDTADKILHASPMHDIGKIGIPDSILQKPGKLDPEEWEIMKTHPTIGAEIIGDHDSLLLQMAKSIALNHHEKWDGSGYPNGIKGDAIPVEARIVTIADVFDALTTERPYKKAWSVEDAVNHIRKGAGSHFDPGLVPIFLNLMPELLEIRERWAET from the coding sequence ATGAGCCATCTACTCGATGATAGACCTAAAATTTTAGTCGTAGACGATGAAGCTGCAAATCTGCAGGTACTCAAACAAATATTACAAGAAGATTATAGACTTTTTTTTGCAAAGGATGGGATCAAGGCCGTTGAGCTTGCGATTTCCGAAAAACCGAATCTCATCCTTTTGGATGTGATGATGCCTGGAATGACAGGGCATGAAACCTGTAAAAAGCTCAGGAGTGAATCCTCTACTTCCAGGATACCTGTGATATTTGTAACAGCTATGGCGGAAGAAGAAGACGAGGCGGACGGTTTTGAAGCGGGAGCCGTGGACTATATTACAAAACCTGTAAGTCCTGCTATCGTAAAAGCTAGAGTAAAAACACATCTTTCTTTGGTGAGGAATGACGAACTAAAAGAGACTAGGCTCCAGATCATCCAAAGATTGGGTTTAGCGGCCGAATACAAAGACAATGAGACAGGGCTTCATGTGATCCGAATGAGCCATTATTCGGAAACTCTTGCTAGGGCCTTGGGCTATTCTCAGGACACCGCAGACAAAATTCTGCATGCTTCTCCCATGCACGATATCGGCAAGATAGGAATTCCAGATAGTATATTACAAAAACCTGGTAAACTAGATCCGGAAGAATGGGAGATCATGAAAACCCATCCCACCATAGGTGCGGAGATTATCGGGGACCATGATTCTTTGCTCTTACAAATGGCGAAGAGTATCGCGCTGAACCACCACGAAAAATGGGACGGAAGCGGTTATCCAAACGGGATCAAAGGAGATGCAATTCCGGTGGAAGCAAGGATCGTAACGATCGCAGATGTATTCGATGCACTTACCACGGAAAGACCTTATAAAAAAGCCTGGAGTGTAGAAGACGCAGTCAACCATATCCGAAAAGGGGCAGGATCTCATTTTGATCCAGGTCTTGTTCCTATATTTTTGAATTTGATGCCTGAACTTTTAGAGATCAGAGAACGCTGGGCAGAAACCTAA
- a CDS encoding MHYT domain-containing protein, with the protein MIAFLDNFFIYNSSSKLLTATYNPWLVVLSVLMAIFASYIALQIVGQKVPESSPPITKYLISAAASLALGCGVWSMHFIGMLSFELCTTVQYDKSLTILSIFPSLLASTIALSFVNRPKISGRELVIGGLLVGSGIGAMHYTGMGAVETAPYLRYDPWFFALSIIVAVVLAILSLWVRFGLENLKLGTLWPSLISAITMGSAISGMHYTGMAAARFIGEEDKSLVPQTADSTFLALSVSLITIAFTLFAFAVNWFLRYRDLVNNLKVSESRLRTIITTAVDGVITMDSQGRIREFNHSAEVIFGYENKEVIGKNIRELMPDPYYNGRDKNSETMLSAGFAKIIGSSREVIGIRKDGSDFPVRLAIGHGKLAGEDLFVGFVTDISERKMIENALKQSEQQVRSLIENIPGITYRCLPNNDWKMLFMSDASESITGYPVQDFVSANSIRSFKDIIHPDDLKSVEYEVEVAVTGKRTFTLEYRIIHQNGEIRWLWENGCGAYGGNGEAIFIDGVILDITERRRIEEALRKEKEKAELAAITKTSFLANMSHEIRTPMNAILGFTEVLLSDELEKNHRTHLETVKSSAKSLLRLLNDILNTAKLEKGAVELEEMDFSLFKLVAELKSTLGISARKKNLEFEVIQDPDLVEFYKGDSLRIRQILMNLIGNAVKFTDRGKVSLKVTREEGKLHFAVQDTGIGIQPDRMDKIFEPFTQADISTTRRYGGTGLGTTICKQLTELMGGKIWAESSLGKGSTFHVLLPLKEGKPKQETKIQTGIKLPALKILVVDDVEKNTELISLLLQNLGHQVESSYNGEDAVKKITTGSFDLVLMDVQMPVLDGRQATRVIRMHEVQENVSRTPILALTASVFEEDKNAASLAGMDGFISKPVEMDQLIAEIARVLGYSERNADPEIVSPGKEVEWDPKRASVLAKELSESFQRGSIEEEYVEEFSDLIRTKVENSDFKLFSSKIEQFEFEEAYILLKKFITQLGLDTDLGK; encoded by the coding sequence GTGATCGCATTTTTAGATAATTTTTTCATTTATAATTCTTCTTCTAAACTTCTTACGGCTACGTACAATCCTTGGTTGGTTGTTCTTTCCGTTTTGATGGCGATATTTGCATCTTATATCGCTCTTCAGATCGTAGGACAGAAGGTTCCAGAATCTTCTCCGCCCATTACAAAATATCTAATTTCTGCGGCGGCTAGCTTGGCCTTGGGCTGCGGCGTCTGGTCCATGCATTTTATCGGAATGCTTTCATTCGAGTTATGCACTACCGTTCAATACGATAAAAGTCTAACGATCTTATCTATCTTTCCAAGTCTTCTTGCTTCTACGATCGCTCTGTCATTCGTAAACAGACCCAAAATTTCGGGCAGAGAACTGGTGATAGGTGGATTACTTGTAGGTTCCGGAATAGGAGCTATGCATTATACCGGCATGGGAGCCGTAGAAACAGCTCCCTACTTACGTTATGATCCTTGGTTCTTCGCGCTGTCCATCATAGTTGCAGTGGTTCTTGCGATACTCTCTCTTTGGGTAAGATTCGGTTTGGAAAATTTGAAATTAGGCACTCTATGGCCTTCTCTAATTTCAGCCATCACCATGGGATCCGCGATTTCCGGAATGCATTATACCGGTATGGCAGCCGCAAGATTTATCGGAGAAGAAGATAAATCTCTAGTCCCTCAAACTGCTGATTCTACCTTTCTTGCGCTTTCCGTTTCTTTGATCACGATCGCTTTCACCCTATTTGCATTCGCAGTCAACTGGTTCTTGAGATATCGCGATCTAGTGAATAATTTAAAAGTCAGCGAATCCAGACTTAGAACGATCATCACCACTGCTGTGGACGGTGTAATTACCATGGACTCGCAAGGTAGGATCAGAGAATTCAATCATTCAGCAGAAGTAATCTTCGGTTATGAAAACAAAGAAGTGATCGGAAAAAATATCAGAGAACTGATGCCCGATCCATACTATAACGGAAGAGACAAAAATTCTGAAACAATGCTGAGCGCCGGCTTTGCTAAAATTATAGGAAGCAGTAGAGAGGTCATTGGTATCAGAAAAGACGGCTCCGATTTTCCGGTACGTTTAGCGATAGGACATGGAAAACTTGCAGGAGAAGATCTATTCGTAGGTTTTGTGACAGATATCAGCGAAAGAAAAATGATCGAAAACGCATTAAAACAAAGTGAACAACAAGTGCGTTCCTTGATCGAAAATATCCCCGGAATCACTTACAGATGTCTTCCCAATAATGACTGGAAGATGTTATTCATGAGCGATGCTTCCGAATCCATCACCGGCTACCCTGTCCAAGATTTTGTAAGCGCAAATTCAATACGTTCTTTCAAAGATATTATCCATCCAGACGATCTCAAGTCTGTAGAATACGAAGTAGAAGTCGCAGTTACCGGAAAGAGGACCTTCACTTTGGAATATAGGATCATCCACCAAAACGGTGAGATCAGATGGCTTTGGGAAAACGGATGCGGAGCTTACGGTGGAAATGGAGAAGCGATCTTTATAGACGGAGTTATTTTAGATATCACCGAAAGAAGAAGAATAGAAGAAGCATTACGTAAGGAGAAAGAAAAAGCGGAACTTGCCGCGATCACTAAAACTTCTTTCTTAGCGAATATGAGCCACGAGATCCGTACTCCGATGAACGCGATCCTTGGATTTACTGAAGTACTTCTTTCGGATGAATTAGAAAAAAATCATAGAACCCATTTGGAAACGGTCAAAAGTTCCGCAAAATCTTTATTAAGACTTTTGAATGATATTTTAAATACCGCAAAGTTGGAAAAAGGAGCGGTGGAATTGGAAGAAATGGACTTCTCCCTTTTCAAATTAGTCGCAGAATTAAAATCCACTTTAGGGATCAGCGCTCGAAAGAAAAATCTAGAATTCGAAGTAATCCAAGATCCAGATCTGGTTGAATTTTACAAAGGGGATTCGTTGCGAATCAGACAGATCCTAATGAATTTGATCGGTAACGCAGTCAAATTCACGGATAGAGGAAAAGTTAGTCTGAAAGTGACTAGGGAAGAAGGAAAACTCCACTTTGCTGTCCAAGATACTGGGATCGGGATCCAGCCGGATCGAATGGATAAAATTTTCGAACCTTTCACTCAGGCGGATATTTCCACTACTAGACGTTATGGTGGAACGGGACTTGGTACAACCATCTGCAAACAATTAACTGAATTGATGGGCGGCAAAATTTGGGCGGAGAGCTCTCTTGGAAAAGGAAGTACATTCCATGTCCTTCTTCCTTTAAAAGAAGGAAAACCTAAACAAGAGACCAAGATCCAAACAGGGATCAAACTTCCGGCTTTAAAGATCCTAGTCGTGGACGATGTGGAAAAAAATACAGAGCTAATTTCTCTTCTTCTCCAAAACCTAGGACATCAGGTGGAATCGTCCTATAACGGAGAAGATGCGGTAAAAAAAATCACGACTGGATCTTTTGATCTGGTTCTAATGGACGTACAGATGCCGGTGCTGGACGGTCGTCAAGCGACTAGAGTTATCCGAATGCATGAGGTCCAAGAAAACGTTTCCAGGACCCCTATTTTAGCATTGACCGCCAGCGTTTTTGAAGAAGATAAAAACGCAGCGAGTTTGGCCGGGATGGATGGATTCATCTCCAAACCTGTGGAGATGGACCAGCTAATAGCGGAGATCGCAAGAGTATTAGGTTATTCCGAAAGGAATGCCGATCCGGAAATCGTGTCTCCCGGAAAAGAAGTGGAATGGGATCCTAAACGGGCTTCTGTGCTTGCTAAGGAACTATCCGAATCTTTCCAAAGAGGTTCGATAGAAGAAGAATACGTGGAAGAATTTTCGGACCTGATCCGAACAAAAGTGGAAAATTCCGATTTTAAACTTTTTAGTTCTAAAATAGAACAATTCGAATTCGAAGAAGCTTATATTCTTCTCAAAAAATTCATTACCCAACTCGGATTGGATACGGATCTCGGAAAATAA
- a CDS encoding hybrid sensor histidine kinase/response regulator, whose translation MDHSSSSGPDFRLLFESVPGLYLVLSPELKILAVSNAYLKATLTERDKILGRGIFEVFPDNPDDPEATGVSNLHSSLLRVLETKVPDTMAVQKYDIQLPEEEGGGFTAKYWSPLNTPVLNKKGKVEYIIHKAEDVTEFVLLKERGEKQSEMTEVLRSRTEEMETEIIRRSQELQSANKSLRETEKIKNEFFANVSHELRTPLSLILAPVESILIDKGSGLSSNNIQMLETVHNNSVRLLQMVNSLLDFSKFEAGKMKVELESTNISNLIQAILKDFEPSALEKNILIRKEIPASDLYILIDRYLFERIFFNLLSNALKFTPKNGNISVIITHSEDQLLLSVQDSGIGISEADQKIIFKKFQQAEGSSTRRFGGTGLGLAMVKDFSELLGGSVEVSSKLDSGSKFSVKIPAQKVDSGEKDPTSNIFSHSPQYSSLEISNKEDTDVSNKPKVLICEDNEDLSSYIYSLLSPLYQVKSAKNGKEGLKLVYFWEPDLVLSDVMMPEMDGVQLCQEIKADPKISKTIVVLLTALTHREAMLKGWEAKADEYLCKPFHPEELIVRVKSLLAIAEDRKKNLEALEQKNFELEFANAELEAFSYSVSHDLRAPLRAIQGYTQMIIEDHSSVLNEEGVRFLNVLIESTKRMENLIDNLLEFSKVGKKELKDSTFDLTEVAQTVASQIKDQTDHNAEIIVHPLEKVTTDRDMMSYVFQNLISNAVKYSAKKEKPKVEIGVTNTEKGKAFFVKDNGAGFDMKYYNRLFGVFQRLHRQDEFEGTGVGLAIVQRIVTRYKGSVWAEGKPGEGASFFFTLGEKAGTAVGFNN comes from the coding sequence ATGGATCATTCTTCCTCTTCAGGCCCCGATTTTCGGCTTCTTTTCGAATCCGTCCCAGGTTTGTATCTGGTTCTTTCTCCAGAGCTCAAAATTCTAGCAGTGAGCAACGCCTACCTCAAGGCCACTCTGACTGAGAGAGATAAAATTTTAGGCAGAGGAATTTTCGAGGTCTTTCCGGATAATCCAGACGATCCGGAAGCGACTGGTGTAAGCAATCTTCATAGTTCCCTTCTTCGCGTTTTGGAAACAAAAGTTCCAGACACGATGGCTGTCCAAAAATATGATATCCAACTTCCGGAAGAAGAAGGTGGCGGTTTTACCGCCAAATATTGGAGCCCTTTAAACACTCCTGTCCTAAACAAAAAGGGAAAGGTAGAATACATCATCCATAAGGCGGAAGATGTTACAGAGTTTGTTCTCCTAAAAGAAAGAGGGGAAAAACAATCTGAGATGACTGAAGTACTTCGTTCCCGTACGGAAGAGATGGAAACGGAGATCATCCGTCGTTCTCAGGAATTGCAGTCAGCAAATAAAAGTCTAAGAGAAACTGAAAAGATCAAAAACGAATTTTTTGCGAATGTTTCCCACGAGCTTAGGACACCTCTTAGTTTGATCCTAGCTCCGGTTGAATCGATTCTTATAGATAAAGGATCCGGTCTTTCTTCCAACAATATCCAAATGTTGGAAACGGTCCATAATAATTCAGTCAGACTTCTCCAGATGGTGAATAGTCTATTAGATTTTTCTAAATTTGAAGCCGGGAAGATGAAGGTGGAACTCGAATCCACGAATATCAGTAACTTGATCCAGGCTATTTTGAAAGATTTCGAGCCGAGCGCTTTGGAGAAGAATATACTGATCCGAAAGGAGATACCTGCTTCCGATCTGTATATTTTGATCGACCGCTATTTATTCGAAAGGATTTTCTTTAATCTTCTTTCTAACGCTTTAAAATTCACTCCTAAGAATGGGAATATCTCCGTTATCATAACTCATTCGGAAGATCAACTTCTTCTTTCCGTTCAGGACTCCGGGATTGGGATCTCAGAAGCAGACCAAAAGATCATCTTTAAGAAGTTCCAGCAAGCAGAAGGTTCTTCTACCAGAAGGTTCGGAGGGACAGGACTAGGCCTTGCCATGGTAAAAGATTTTTCGGAACTTCTAGGCGGTTCTGTAGAAGTTTCCAGCAAGCTGGATTCCGGAAGCAAATTTAGCGTCAAAATCCCAGCTCAGAAAGTCGATTCAGGGGAGAAGGACCCTACTTCGAATATTTTCTCCCATTCTCCTCAATATTCTAGTTTAGAGATCTCTAATAAAGAAGATACTGACGTTTCGAATAAACCTAAAGTTTTGATCTGTGAGGACAACGAGGATCTTTCCAGTTATATTTATTCGCTTCTCTCTCCTTTATACCAGGTTAAGTCCGCTAAGAACGGGAAAGAAGGACTGAAATTAGTCTATTTCTGGGAGCCGGATCTGGTCCTTTCTGATGTGATGATGCCCGAAATGGACGGAGTTCAACTTTGCCAAGAGATAAAAGCGGACCCTAAAATTTCAAAGACCATCGTTGTACTTCTTACGGCTTTAACTCATAGAGAAGCTATGCTGAAAGGTTGGGAAGCGAAAGCGGACGAGTATTTATGTAAACCCTTTCATCCTGAAGAATTGATCGTAAGAGTGAAGTCGCTTCTTGCCATTGCGGAAGATAGAAAAAAGAATTTAGAAGCGTTGGAGCAAAAAAATTTCGAACTGGAGTTTGCAAATGCGGAATTGGAAGCATTTTCCTATTCCGTTTCTCACGATTTAAGGGCGCCTTTGAGAGCCATTCAAGGTTATACTCAAATGATCATAGAAGATCATAGTTCCGTTTTGAACGAGGAAGGGGTCCGATTCCTGAATGTGCTCATAGAATCAACAAAAAGAATGGAGAACCTGATCGATAATTTATTAGAATTCTCTAAAGTAGGGAAAAAAGAACTCAAAGATTCCACTTTCGATCTAACCGAAGTTGCCCAAACCGTCGCAAGCCAGATCAAGGACCAAACAGATCATAACGCAGAAATTATAGTCCACCCTCTCGAAAAAGTGACCACCGATCGAGACATGATGTCTTACGTGTTCCAGAATTTAATTTCTAATGCTGTAAAATATTCCGCTAAGAAGGAAAAACCTAAAGTGGAGATAGGTGTTACAAATACGGAAAAAGGCAAAGCATTCTTCGTAAAAGACAATGGTGCCGGTTTTGACATGAAATATTATAATAGGCTCTTCGGAGTTTTCCAAAGGTTGCATAGACAGGACGAATTCGAAGGCACCGGTGTAGGCCTTGCTATCGTGCAGAGAATCGTCACCAGATACAAGGGTTCGGTCTGGGCAGAAGGTAAACCTGGAGAAGGCGCATCCTTCTTCTTTACCCTGGGAGAAAAAGCCGGAACCGCGGTCGGTTTTAATAACTGA
- a CDS encoding tyrosine-type recombinase/integrase, with the protein MPASLKIRIVWENGKCFSVISFPYDTNLYQRIRKVPNSRWDNVQKVWKIPFSESFLSNFISDYGDRIDADPEILLIPLKTELLRRNYSRKTLRSYFFYNRALLKSLGKNPYIVTESDLKSYLDRILYEKNLASNSIKSILQSLKFYYNIVIGKKYLKTYPYPKREKRIPESLSRSEVARMIESTSNLKHRLLLRLCYGAGLRVSELVKLRGDDLDWERKSIRIRQGKGQKDRFTLLPNSCKNELLDVLHKQGMRSWIFRGQIPEKNLSVRSAEKIFTQARIKAGITKDVSIHDLRHAFAIHLLESGTSIKLIQRLLGHVSVKTTEIYARIVDPMVSKIKSPLDEL; encoded by the coding sequence ATGCCCGCTTCGCTTAAAATTCGAATCGTTTGGGAGAATGGAAAATGTTTCTCAGTAATTTCGTTTCCGTATGACACGAATTTATATCAAAGAATAAGAAAAGTCCCGAATTCTCGTTGGGATAATGTTCAAAAAGTCTGGAAAATTCCATTTTCCGAATCTTTTCTTTCCAATTTCATTTCGGATTATGGGGATAGAATTGATGCTGATCCTGAAATTTTATTAATCCCCCTTAAAACGGAACTACTCAGAAGAAACTACAGTAGGAAAACTTTAAGATCCTATTTTTTTTACAACAGGGCTTTATTAAAGTCCTTAGGCAAAAACCCATATATAGTAACCGAATCGGATTTAAAATCTTATTTGGACCGGATTTTATATGAAAAGAACTTAGCCTCCAATTCAATTAAATCCATTCTACAATCTCTTAAGTTTTATTATAATATCGTAATAGGTAAGAAATATTTAAAAACTTATCCATATCCAAAACGGGAGAAACGAATTCCAGAATCTTTATCGAGATCCGAAGTTGCGAGAATGATTGAATCTACATCGAACCTTAAACATCGCCTTCTTCTTCGACTTTGCTATGGAGCAGGCCTTCGCGTGAGTGAACTTGTGAAATTAAGAGGAGATGACTTAGATTGGGAGCGAAAGTCAATTCGTATCCGTCAAGGGAAGGGGCAAAAGGATCGATTCACTCTTCTCCCCAATAGTTGCAAAAATGAATTGTTGGATGTACTTCACAAGCAAGGAATGAGATCTTGGATCTTTCGAGGCCAAATCCCTGAAAAAAATCTAAGTGTTAGAAGCGCGGAAAAAATTTTCACTCAGGCAAGAATAAAAGCAGGAATTACTAAAGATGTCTCGATCCACGATCTGCGTCATGCATTCGCGATTCACCTCCTGGAATCCGGAACTTCTATCAAGCTAATCCAAAGATTGCTTGGCCACGTTTCCGTCAAAACCACTGAAATTTATGCTCGCATTGTCGACCCAATGGTTTCTAAGATAAAAAGTCCACTGGACGAGCTATGA
- a CDS encoding histidine kinase N-terminal 7TM domain-containing protein: MEVQSLSWFKWTSYAILPLFSLLLSILTFRLGFKNRQTSGAPEFILVCLGIALYSFGYFWEIVSTRPESIIFWDNFQFIGPDLLIVSLFFLCLRVSNLSKFIHPVSILLLSFIPITTEFVVWFGQEELIRPSLRFDTSAPWLALIYEYGPWMQIYVINSISVFSICIIILLYGIWTQRAFHRIRCLVFLIGICLPFGSQIMTAGGFIPFIHPKLDIFPLAAGFALLIWMYGLFYFRILNLIPLARNQVFEYIQDAVFVMNSSGFLLDCNVSALNLLGIARLRQDSKLSDFLPDLDALVEECNIHKKANTEWKTNNGKYYDVSVRSQKAEGSQFKIVVLRDVTQRAISERKLSERRDILQSILDSTSILFLVLDGDGKLILLNRACLQTTGFDLMELEGRVFWETELFADEKNAIAKVFEHRFAKKKFPKHTSVLLRTKDGKSRRTLWEHKEVRDRNGHLQYVISTGTDATGLEEAEFRILTLQRANHEILAQKAIIESQKSDLEDALQNLTRTQAKLIQASKLADLGQLAAGIAHEINNPIGAIQAAGFNILSYLEKVRKELRSILPLLSSLSDEDWNSYNELISLGLSSKEILIGLERRRVLAEIKTEMKSANILFPEETAEYFVDYGIASSWKNFESILKNQNARELLPFFLNLLGPEQCVDTIKTAVDRSAKIVYALRSFAHFESSHKKRKFSLKENIDTVLTLYQNLFKHGVEVSTNLDGVPEFFGFPDDLMHLWTNLIMNSVQAMSYKGSIGISASLQGNEVIVSIQDKGPGIPAEVKDQVFDAFFTTKPLGEGSGLGLDIAKRIVEKHKGRIWFDSSPGNTIFYVGLPFEV, translated from the coding sequence ATGGAAGTCCAATCTTTATCTTGGTTTAAATGGACTTCTTACGCGATCCTTCCCTTATTTAGTCTCCTTCTTTCTATCCTTACTTTTCGTTTAGGTTTCAAAAATAGACAAACTTCCGGAGCTCCAGAATTCATTCTGGTATGTCTCGGAATAGCTCTGTATAGCTTCGGTTATTTTTGGGAGATAGTCAGTACCAGACCGGAAAGTATTATTTTCTGGGACAATTTCCAATTTATCGGCCCAGACCTTCTGATCGTATCTCTTTTCTTTCTTTGCTTAAGAGTATCAAATCTAAGCAAGTTCATTCATCCGGTTAGCATTCTTCTTCTTTCTTTTATCCCAATCACTACAGAATTCGTGGTTTGGTTCGGGCAAGAAGAATTGATCCGCCCTTCCCTACGCTTCGATACCTCCGCACCTTGGCTGGCTTTGATCTATGAATACGGGCCTTGGATGCAGATCTATGTGATTAATTCCATTTCAGTATTTTCGATCTGTATTATTATTTTATTATATGGTATCTGGACCCAAAGAGCATTCCATAGGATCAGATGTTTGGTATTCCTGATCGGGATCTGTCTTCCTTTCGGAAGTCAGATCATGACGGCCGGAGGTTTTATCCCGTTCATCCATCCTAAGTTGGATATTTTCCCTTTGGCCGCCGGTTTTGCTCTGCTCATTTGGATGTACGGGCTTTTTTATTTTAGGATCTTAAACCTGATCCCTCTGGCGAGAAACCAGGTGTTCGAATACATACAAGATGCAGTTTTTGTAATGAATTCTTCCGGCTTCCTTCTGGATTGTAATGTTTCCGCGCTAAATTTGTTAGGAATAGCAAGGCTAAGACAAGATTCGAAACTCTCCGATTTCCTTCCGGACCTGGATGCTCTTGTGGAAGAATGCAATATTCATAAAAAGGCCAACACAGAGTGGAAAACGAACAACGGAAAATATTACGATGTTTCGGTTCGTTCCCAAAAAGCAGAAGGTTCCCAATTCAAAATTGTCGTACTTAGAGATGTGACCCAAAGGGCAATCTCAGAGAGAAAACTTTCGGAAAGAAGGGACATTCTACAGAGTATTTTAGACTCCACTAGTATTTTGTTCCTAGTTTTGGACGGAGATGGTAAATTAATTTTATTGAATAGAGCCTGCTTGCAGACCACAGGTTTCGACCTTATGGAGTTGGAAGGAAGAGTTTTTTGGGAAACCGAATTATTTGCAGACGAAAAAAATGCGATCGCAAAAGTTTTCGAGCATCGTTTCGCAAAGAAGAAGTTCCCGAAACATACAAGCGTACTTCTGAGAACAAAAGATGGAAAATCCAGAAGGACTCTTTGGGAGCATAAAGAAGTCCGAGACAGAAACGGTCATCTGCAATACGTTATCTCTACAGGAACTGACGCTACAGGTTTAGAAGAAGCTGAATTCCGGATCCTTACATTACAAAGAGCGAATCATGAGATCTTAGCTCAAAAAGCGATCATTGAGTCCCAAAAGTCAGATCTGGAAGATGCACTCCAAAATCTAACAAGAACCCAGGCAAAATTGATACAGGCCTCCAAACTAGCTGATCTAGGTCAGTTAGCGGCGGGAATAGCCCATGAGATTAATAATCCTATAGGCGCCATACAGGCGGCAGGTTTTAATATTCTTTCCTATCTTGAAAAGGTCAGAAAGGAATTACGTTCCATTCTTCCCCTTCTCTCTTCTTTATCCGATGAAGATTGGAACTCCTACAATGAACTCATCTCCTTAGGACTGTCTTCCAAGGAAATCCTGATCGGCTTGGAAAGAAGAAGAGTACTTGCAGAGATCAAAACGGAAATGAAATCCGCGAATATCCTTTTCCCGGAAGAAACCGCCGAATATTTTGTGGATTACGGGATCGCTTCTTCTTGGAAAAACTTCGAGAGTATATTAAAAAATCAGAATGCAAGGGAACTCCTCCCCTTCTTTTTGAACCTTTTGGGCCCGGAACAATGTGTAGATACAATCAAAACCGCAGTGGATCGTTCCGCAAAAATTGTATATGCACTCAGAAGTTTTGCACATTTCGAATCCTCTCATAAAAAGAGAAAATTTTCCTTAAAAGAAAATATAGATACTGTTCTAACATTATACCAAAATCTGTTCAAACATGGTGTAGAAGTTTCCACTAACCTGGATGGGGTCCCGGAGTTTTTCGGTTTTCCGGATGATTTAATGCATTTATGGACAAATTTGATCATGAATTCTGTCCAAGCAATGTCGTATAAAGGTTCCATTGGGATCAGCGCTTCCTTGCAGGGAAATGAGGTAATAGTTTCCATTCAAGACAAAGGGCCCGGGATCCCTGCAGAAGTGAAGGATCAAGTATTCGATGCATTCTTCACAACCAAACCTTTAGGTGAAGGTTCCGGTTTAGGTTTGGACATAGCAAAGCGGATTGTAGAAAAACATAAGGGAAGGATCTGGTTTGATTCTTCTCCTGGGAATACTATATTTTATGTGGGGCTTCCTTTCGAGGTCTGA